The following are encoded together in the Opitutus sp. ER46 genome:
- a CDS encoding PA14 domain-containing protein: MSPLSFAPWRTLRQLLLFPCLALVAIAATRPVAASAADRVDLDLSGPGWSLWFDRDAPWRDDKLHFPAPPLNQLPIHPPTGGWASLASSAAKPVSVPGTVEEYLQTVPGPAGDLTGVSWWSRTITLPAASAPRTVLLRFESIRQRAEVFVNRQLAGYDIVGNSPLEFDITRFVTPGQPCEIAVRVTDPAGNFDWRDSQPMLWGKHAFPLSHGFGGITGRVRLVVCAPVHIADIYVQNTPALTTANAHVTIRNPGRQPVQRDVIVRVREHSPAPASVGAAPATVLETTLTDITLQPGENVVTARLHVPQARLWDVDRPNLYVCEASLRSSAPVADADADSASQTFGFRWFAIDGIGQDAVLRLNGRRFVARTAISWGFWPINGIYPTSELAARQIRTAKAMGLNMLNFHRAIGNPVVLEQADALGLLYFEEPGAYKSVDREPFGQPLAREKFLRMVRRDRSHPSLVIYNLINEWDSRNPHPNPAEIARHRDDMAAAREIDPSRLILHTSAWARGVDIEDPAKLHFRPFDAQPYLNGWYDVHHAGGPATWNESLYRNPDNFYGRTENRREVVFWGEEGAISTPPRLDRIAAELKAGPRLGWDGAMYLDWHATFTRFLDEKHLRAAFLTVDALTCAMGAVSLGHQGRRIENMRMSNVGDGYAINGWEAEIVENHSGAVDCFRNPKADPAIIAYYNQPLYVAVKLRTTVVHPPAALLADFYIVNETNLHGPHQLEIVTRDAAGRELARAQRAVTVTGGDTFGELIAAAVSLPLDATVHGSLRVDARLLDASGAERARGHDDAVAVDWRGVDVPGSGAVWETEDHVGRFLTQEMHLAAPAFRPDAPRLDWIAVARGPAEGEPTPLPASRLTLPDGSGPGLRTTFFRDLRLTDKVHERIDPAVTYAVDDGAAPDPALSVMTNYGVRWEGRLTAPAEGTYTFVARASGGVRLLIDGHLVIESQLARNPPPVRGSVPLRRNQPVSFTLELRHLRGNAACEVSWIAPETDSTIAPSILERVRRDGTTLVILERAESWMPLITGAANPVVTYDGAFKVGKAWLGGIHFAREHPLFAGLPVNAALDWPYQAVVRNGDERTGLLLHGEDLAAGCYHSYPMQLGTAVGVIPFGRGKIVFSTLDICSQLDSREGPAHVARRLLLNYLRFR; the protein is encoded by the coding sequence ATGTCTCCCCTCTCGTTCGCTCCGTGGCGCACGCTCCGTCAGCTGTTACTGTTCCCCTGTCTCGCGCTCGTTGCCATCGCTGCCACCCGTCCCGTGGCGGCGTCCGCCGCCGACCGCGTCGACCTCGATCTCTCCGGCCCGGGCTGGTCGCTGTGGTTCGATCGCGATGCCCCCTGGCGCGACGACAAGCTCCACTTCCCCGCCCCACCGCTCAACCAACTCCCCATCCACCCGCCCACCGGCGGCTGGGCCAGCCTTGCCTCGTCCGCCGCCAAGCCCGTCTCTGTTCCCGGCACGGTCGAAGAGTACCTGCAAACCGTCCCCGGCCCCGCCGGCGATCTCACCGGCGTCAGTTGGTGGTCACGCACGATCACGCTCCCTGCCGCTTCTGCTCCGCGCACCGTTCTGCTGCGTTTTGAATCCATCCGCCAGCGCGCCGAGGTCTTCGTCAACCGCCAGCTCGCCGGCTACGACATCGTCGGCAACTCGCCGCTCGAGTTCGACATCACCCGCTTCGTCACGCCCGGCCAGCCCTGCGAGATCGCCGTCAGGGTCACCGACCCCGCCGGCAACTTCGACTGGCGTGACTCCCAGCCCATGCTCTGGGGCAAGCACGCGTTTCCGCTCAGCCATGGCTTCGGCGGCATCACCGGACGCGTCCGCCTGGTCGTCTGCGCCCCAGTCCACATCGCGGATATCTACGTCCAGAACACGCCCGCCCTCACCACGGCCAACGCCCACGTCACGATCCGCAATCCCGGCCGCCAACCGGTTCAACGCGACGTCATCGTGCGCGTGCGTGAACACTCCCCGGCTCCCGCCTCCGTCGGCGCCGCCCCGGCAACCGTCCTCGAAACGACGCTCACCGACATCACGCTGCAACCCGGCGAGAACGTCGTCACCGCCCGCCTGCACGTCCCACAGGCCCGCCTCTGGGACGTCGACCGCCCCAACCTCTATGTCTGCGAAGCCAGCCTGCGCAGCTCCGCCCCCGTCGCCGACGCCGACGCTGACTCCGCGTCCCAGACCTTCGGCTTCCGCTGGTTCGCCATCGACGGCATCGGCCAGGACGCCGTCCTGCGCCTCAATGGCCGCCGCTTCGTCGCGCGCACCGCGATCAGTTGGGGCTTCTGGCCGATCAACGGCATCTACCCAACGTCCGAACTCGCCGCGCGGCAGATCCGCACCGCCAAGGCGATGGGGTTGAACATGCTCAATTTTCACCGCGCCATCGGCAACCCCGTCGTCCTGGAGCAGGCCGACGCACTGGGCCTGCTCTATTTCGAAGAACCGGGCGCCTACAAATCCGTCGACCGCGAGCCGTTCGGCCAGCCGCTCGCGCGCGAGAAGTTCCTTCGCATGGTCCGCCGCGACCGCAGCCACCCTTCCCTTGTCATCTACAATCTCATCAACGAGTGGGACTCCCGAAACCCGCACCCCAACCCGGCTGAGATCGCGCGCCACCGCGACGACATGGCCGCCGCCCGGGAAATCGATCCGAGCCGGCTCATCCTTCACACCTCCGCCTGGGCCCGCGGCGTCGACATCGAAGACCCCGCCAAGCTACACTTTCGCCCCTTCGACGCGCAGCCGTACTTGAATGGCTGGTACGACGTTCACCACGCCGGCGGTCCCGCCACGTGGAACGAGAGCCTGTATCGCAACCCCGACAACTTCTACGGTCGGACCGAAAACCGCCGTGAAGTCGTCTTCTGGGGCGAGGAGGGCGCGATCTCCACCCCGCCGCGCCTCGACCGCATCGCCGCCGAGCTCAAGGCCGGCCCGCGCCTCGGCTGGGACGGCGCCATGTATCTCGATTGGCACGCGACGTTCACCCGATTCCTCGACGAAAAGCATCTCCGCGCCGCGTTCCTCACGGTCGATGCCCTCACCTGCGCCATGGGCGCCGTCTCGCTCGGCCATCAAGGACGCCGCATCGAAAACATGCGCATGTCCAACGTCGGCGACGGTTACGCCATCAACGGCTGGGAAGCCGAGATCGTCGAAAACCACTCCGGTGCCGTGGACTGCTTCCGAAACCCCAAGGCCGATCCGGCGATCATCGCCTACTATAACCAGCCGCTCTACGTGGCCGTGAAGCTCCGCACGACCGTCGTGCATCCGCCCGCCGCGCTCCTCGCCGATTTCTACATCGTCAACGAGACCAACCTCCACGGCCCGCATCAGCTCGAGATCGTCACCCGTGACGCCGCCGGACGCGAACTTGCCCGCGCGCAGCGCGCCGTCACCGTCACCGGCGGCGATACCTTCGGCGAACTGATCGCCGCCGCGGTTTCCCTGCCACTCGACGCCACTGTTCACGGCTCCCTCCGCGTCGATGCCCGGCTGCTCGACGCCTCCGGCGCCGAGCGTGCCCGCGGCCACGACGACGCCGTCGCGGTTGACTGGCGCGGCGTTGACGTGCCCGGCAGCGGCGCCGTCTGGGAAACCGAGGACCACGTGGGGCGCTTCCTCACCCAGGAAATGCACCTCGCCGCCCCCGCCTTCCGCCCCGACGCCCCGCGACTCGACTGGATCGCCGTCGCCCGTGGTCCGGCCGAGGGCGAGCCCACGCCCCTGCCCGCCAGCCGGCTCACCTTGCCGGACGGCTCCGGGCCGGGACTGCGCACCACGTTCTTCCGTGACCTGCGCCTCACCGACAAAGTCCACGAACGTATCGACCCCGCCGTGACGTACGCCGTCGATGATGGCGCCGCGCCCGATCCCGCGTTGTCCGTCATGACCAATTACGGCGTGCGCTGGGAGGGCCGCCTCACCGCTCCCGCCGAGGGCACCTACACGTTCGTCGCCCGCGCCAGCGGCGGGGTGCGCCTGCTCATTGACGGCCACCTGGTCATCGAATCGCAGCTCGCCCGCAATCCGCCGCCCGTGCGCGGCTCAGTCCCCCTCCGACGCAACCAACCGGTGTCATTCACGCTCGAGTTGCGGCATCTCCGCGGCAACGCCGCGTGCGAGGTCTCCTGGATCGCCCCGGAAACCGACTCCACCATCGCCCCGTCCATCCTGGAACGCGTCCGCCGCGACGGGACCACCCTCGTGATTCTCGAGCGCGCCGAATCGTGGATGCCGCTGATCACCGGCGCGGCCAACCCGGTGGTGACCTACGATGGCGCGTTCAAGGTCGGCAAGGCCTGGCTCGGCGGCATTCACTTCGCCCGCGAGCACCCGCTGTTCGCCGGTCTCCCCGTCAACGCCGCTCTCGATTGGCCGTACCAGGCAGTCGTCCGCAACGGTGACGAACGCACTGGGCTCCTGCTTCACGGCGAAGACCTCGCCGCCGGTTGCTACCACAGCTACCCGATGCAGCTCGGCACCGCCGTGGGCGTGATCCCCTTCGGCCGCGGCAAGATCGTCTTCTCCACGCTGGACATCTGCTCGCAGCTCGACTCCCGCGAAGGCCCCGCCCACGTCGCCCGCCGGCTCCTCCTCAACTACCTCCGTTTCCGCTGA
- the aroB gene encoding 3-dehydroquinate synthase has protein sequence MADTLTVQLGDRSYPIHFGTDLAGTIRQTLAELAAAGRKVVVLTDTRVQAAQSEWITAVTAGLPIFAVEPGEGAKSLAGLGAVLDFLANQQVDRHGVLLVIGGGVVGDLGGFAAASWLRGIDFLQVPTTLLAMVDSSVGGKTGINIAAGKNLVGAFHQPRAVFISTRLLATLPAREFAAGMAEVIKYGLLGDRALFEQLERAPVTVNSPELADVVRRCCAAKARIVEADERETAATGGRALLNLGHTFGHAIENAAGYGTYLHGEAVAIGLNGAARLSQKLGYMTAADAERVEAVVRAHALPVRLQRPLPYSALLPAMKRDKKVRSGGLRFVVLKEIGDSVTAENVPAHLVEACFREVGAA, from the coding sequence ATGGCTGACACTCTCACCGTCCAGTTGGGCGATCGCAGTTACCCGATCCATTTCGGGACGGATCTGGCCGGGACGATCCGGCAGACGCTCGCGGAGCTCGCCGCGGCGGGGCGCAAGGTGGTGGTGCTGACGGATACGCGCGTCCAAGCGGCGCAGTCGGAGTGGATCACGGCGGTGACGGCGGGCCTGCCGATCTTTGCGGTCGAGCCGGGCGAGGGCGCGAAGTCGCTCGCCGGGCTGGGGGCGGTGCTCGATTTCCTGGCGAACCAGCAGGTCGACCGGCATGGCGTGCTGCTGGTCATCGGCGGCGGCGTAGTGGGTGACCTGGGGGGCTTTGCGGCGGCATCGTGGCTGCGCGGAATCGATTTTCTGCAGGTGCCCACGACGTTGCTGGCGATGGTGGACAGCTCCGTTGGCGGAAAAACGGGCATCAATATCGCGGCGGGCAAGAATCTCGTCGGGGCCTTTCACCAGCCGCGGGCGGTCTTCATCTCCACGCGTCTGCTGGCCACGCTGCCGGCGCGGGAGTTCGCGGCCGGCATGGCGGAGGTGATCAAGTACGGGCTGCTGGGCGATCGCGCGCTCTTTGAGCAGCTCGAACGTGCGCCGGTGACGGTGAACAGTCCGGAACTGGCGGACGTGGTGCGCCGGTGCTGCGCGGCCAAGGCGCGGATCGTCGAGGCGGACGAGCGCGAGACGGCGGCGACGGGCGGGCGGGCGTTGCTGAACCTTGGCCATACCTTCGGCCACGCGATCGAGAATGCGGCGGGCTACGGCACGTACCTGCATGGCGAGGCGGTGGCGATCGGTCTGAACGGCGCCGCGCGGTTGTCACAGAAGCTTGGCTACATGACCGCCGCCGACGCCGAGCGGGTCGAGGCCGTGGTGCGGGCGCACGCGCTGCCGGTGCGGCTGCAACGACCGCTGCCGTACAGCGCGCTGTTGCCGGCGATGAAGCGCGACAAGAAGGTGCGCTCCGGTGGCCTGCGTTTCGTGGTGCTGAAGGAAATCGGCGACTCCGTCACGGCCGAGAACGTGCCGGCGCATCTCGTCGAGGCATGCTTCCGCGAAGTGGGGGCGGCCTGA
- a CDS encoding tRNA threonylcarbamoyladenosine dehydratase translates to MTSGTAVELSADYLDRFGGVGRLLGWAGLERLAAAHVCVVGLGGVGSWVVEGLARSGVGALTLIDMDDVCVTNVNRQLPALDGQIGRPKPMVLADRVRLINPACRVTALPEFFTSSTAERLLAGPFDYVVDAIDKVPAKALLIASAKQRGWPVLTSGGAGGRMDPTQIRTGDLGQASVDSLLRLVRKTLRREHGFAPGAQRGRMHFGVRCVWSEEPQVFPWADGTCAAEPEPGSNLRLDCASGFGTGVFVTGAFGLAAAGEVVRELGKKGLKD, encoded by the coding sequence ATGACCTCTGGAACCGCAGTTGAATTGTCGGCCGACTACCTTGACCGCTTCGGCGGGGTGGGGCGGCTGTTGGGCTGGGCTGGGCTCGAGCGGCTGGCCGCGGCGCACGTGTGCGTCGTGGGGCTGGGCGGGGTCGGATCCTGGGTTGTGGAAGGACTCGCGCGCAGCGGCGTGGGCGCGCTCACGCTGATCGACATGGACGATGTCTGCGTGACGAACGTGAACCGGCAGTTGCCGGCGCTGGACGGGCAGATTGGCCGGCCGAAGCCGATGGTGCTGGCCGACCGCGTGCGGCTGATCAATCCCGCGTGCCGGGTGACGGCGCTCCCGGAGTTCTTCACGAGTTCGACGGCGGAGCGGCTGCTGGCGGGGCCGTTCGACTATGTGGTCGACGCGATCGACAAGGTGCCGGCCAAGGCGTTGCTGATCGCGAGCGCGAAGCAGCGCGGCTGGCCGGTTCTGACCTCGGGGGGCGCGGGCGGGCGGATGGATCCGACGCAGATCCGGACGGGCGATCTTGGGCAGGCGTCGGTGGACAGCCTGCTGCGGCTGGTGCGGAAGACATTGCGGCGGGAGCATGGCTTTGCGCCCGGCGCGCAGCGCGGCCGGATGCATTTTGGTGTGCGCTGTGTGTGGTCGGAGGAGCCGCAGGTCTTTCCCTGGGCCGACGGCACCTGCGCGGCAGAGCCGGAGCCGGGCTCGAACCTGAGGCTCGACTGCGCGAGCGGCTTTGGCACGGGCGTGTTCGTGACCGGGGCTTTCGGCCTGGCTGCGGCAGGCGAGGTCGTAAGGGAGCTCGGGAAGAAAGGGCTGAAGGACTGA
- a CDS encoding response regulator transcription factor, whose protein sequence is MKPKKKAAPTATTGTVMEPETLPVQPPKLKVLLVDDHPITRQGMKALVNQQPNLEVCGEADNAAYAIELVSKLQPDLAIVDIALKTTNGIELTKNIKVQAPNLPVLIVSMHDEGLYAERALRAGAMGYLMKQEAGEKIIQAIQRLLQGEIYLSDKIKEKMLHRFVNKKGDGMVFSIDTLSDREMEVFQLIGNGYSTRQIAQKLNLSSKTIDSYREHLKLKLNLESGAELVRHAIQWARNEGSI, encoded by the coding sequence ATGAAACCCAAGAAGAAAGCCGCGCCGACCGCCACCACGGGGACGGTGATGGAACCGGAGACGCTGCCGGTCCAGCCCCCGAAGTTGAAGGTGTTGCTCGTCGACGACCATCCGATCACCCGCCAGGGCATGAAGGCGCTGGTCAACCAGCAGCCCAATCTGGAAGTCTGCGGCGAGGCCGACAACGCGGCGTACGCGATCGAGCTGGTGAGCAAGCTGCAGCCGGACCTCGCGATTGTGGACATCGCGCTGAAGACGACCAACGGCATCGAGCTGACGAAGAACATCAAGGTGCAGGCGCCGAACCTCCCCGTCTTGATCGTCTCGATGCACGACGAGGGGCTTTACGCCGAGCGCGCGCTGCGCGCGGGCGCGATGGGTTATCTCATGAAGCAGGAGGCCGGCGAGAAAATCATCCAGGCCATCCAGCGGCTGCTGCAGGGTGAGATCTACCTTAGCGACAAGATCAAGGAGAAGATGCTGCACCGCTTCGTGAACAAGAAGGGCGACGGCATGGTGTTCTCGATCGACACGCTGAGCGACCGCGAGATGGAGGTCTTCCAGCTGATTGGCAACGGCTACAGCACGCGGCAGATCGCGCAGAAGCTGAACCTCAGCTCCAAGACGATCGATTCGTACCGCGAGCACCTGAAGTTGAAGCTCAACCTGGAGTCGGGCGCCGAACTTGTGCGTCACGCCATCCAGTGGGCGCGCAACGAAGGCAGCATTTGA
- a CDS encoding PAS domain-containing protein, with protein sequence MKISDAVSPALAPTALPPLKLGALGPRRGARGALVRVLVLDDNEDDFAFVKVLLGKSVTFQYELEWAPTEEAALEAIRERRPDVGLFDYRLAGTTGLDLLRKLQADSCEMPIILLTGSENPEVDQAALDAGAADYLCKSSLDTTRLERAIRYSRSHAAMLSALRQSQAQLQLFMRSVPCAVCIYDETTSALLFQNEIFSRHFTVEAIVRFQQHGGAAEVPTHFYHANRHWLISSFPMVEQNGRALQGLAAIDITTRINAEEALRKTSEFLNGMLATLPVAVARVDENGTIREARGQALAALGLRDNELNGASIFSLFPQAETSIQQALGGGSANFTSEVTQGDKTCHFENYYRFDRSRGAGAMGFTIDVTARVEAEKAIKQKSQLLNGLVANLPMVVGRLDPDGVVVEAQGQKLEQYGMNPEAIIGRRLADLYPQLQPSVAEALAGGAVNSVLTSRYEDTEWFADVFLFFDHELDRGALFFGCDITQRKMIERELLRVSDVEKNRIGSDLHDGLGQYLTGISCLSAALRDKLSANQRSEAEEAATISSLVQEAIAQTRALARGLCPVQLETAGLDTALEDLTYQVQRMHNTDCRFVSAGTMPPCDSTVALHLYRIAQEAINNAVKHSGAQHITVTLDFSQENKVLRIEDDGCGFDPEVKHRPSSGLHLMPYRAAMIGGTLNITSQPSAGTTVECRFVYPS encoded by the coding sequence ATGAAGATTTCGGATGCCGTTTCTCCCGCCCTGGCGCCCACGGCGCTGCCGCCGCTGAAGCTCGGCGCGCTGGGTCCGCGTCGCGGGGCGCGGGGCGCGCTCGTGCGCGTGCTGGTGCTCGATGACAACGAGGATGATTTTGCCTTCGTAAAGGTCCTGTTGGGCAAGAGCGTGACCTTCCAATACGAGCTGGAGTGGGCGCCCACCGAGGAGGCGGCGCTGGAGGCGATCCGTGAGCGCCGGCCCGATGTCGGGCTCTTTGACTACCGGCTCGCCGGCACGACGGGCCTGGATCTGCTGCGCAAACTGCAGGCCGACTCCTGCGAGATGCCGATCATCCTGCTGACCGGCTCGGAGAATCCCGAGGTGGACCAGGCGGCGCTGGACGCGGGCGCGGCGGATTACCTGTGCAAGTCGTCGCTCGACACGACGCGGCTGGAGCGGGCGATCCGGTACTCGCGGAGTCATGCGGCGATGCTCTCGGCGCTGCGGCAAAGCCAGGCGCAACTGCAGCTCTTCATGCGCAGCGTGCCCTGCGCGGTGTGCATCTACGACGAGACGACCTCGGCGCTGCTGTTCCAGAACGAGATTTTCAGCCGGCACTTCACGGTCGAAGCCATCGTACGGTTCCAGCAGCACGGCGGAGCGGCGGAGGTGCCGACGCATTTCTACCATGCGAACCGGCACTGGCTGATCAGTTCGTTCCCGATGGTGGAGCAGAACGGGCGGGCGCTGCAGGGCCTCGCGGCGATCGACATTACAACCCGCATCAATGCGGAGGAGGCGCTCCGCAAGACGTCGGAATTTCTGAACGGCATGCTCGCGACGCTGCCCGTGGCGGTGGCGCGGGTGGATGAGAACGGCACGATCCGCGAGGCGCGGGGCCAGGCGCTGGCGGCGCTCGGGTTGCGCGACAACGAATTGAACGGGGCGAGCATTTTCTCGCTGTTCCCGCAGGCGGAGACCTCGATCCAGCAGGCGCTGGGCGGCGGGTCGGCGAACTTCACGTCGGAAGTGACGCAGGGCGACAAGACCTGCCACTTCGAGAACTATTATCGCTTCGACCGGAGCCGGGGGGCCGGTGCGATGGGCTTCACCATCGACGTCACGGCACGGGTCGAGGCGGAGAAGGCCATCAAGCAGAAGAGCCAGTTGCTGAACGGGCTCGTGGCGAACCTGCCCATGGTGGTGGGGCGCCTGGATCCGGACGGCGTGGTCGTCGAGGCGCAGGGCCAGAAGCTCGAGCAGTACGGCATGAATCCCGAGGCGATTATCGGTCGCCGGCTCGCCGACCTCTATCCGCAGCTCCAGCCCTCGGTGGCGGAAGCGTTGGCGGGCGGGGCGGTCAACTCGGTGCTGACGTCGCGCTACGAGGACACCGAGTGGTTCGCGGACGTGTTCCTCTTTTTTGACCACGAACTCGACCGCGGGGCGCTGTTCTTCGGCTGCGACATCACGCAGCGGAAAATGATCGAGCGGGAACTGCTGCGCGTGAGCGACGTGGAGAAAAACCGCATCGGCAGTGACCTGCACGACGGCCTTGGCCAGTACCTTACCGGCATCTCCTGCCTGAGCGCGGCCTTGCGCGACAAACTCAGCGCCAACCAGCGTTCGGAGGCGGAGGAGGCGGCTACGATTTCCAGCCTGGTGCAGGAGGCAATCGCGCAGACGCGGGCGCTCGCGCGCGGCCTGTGTCCGGTGCAGCTCGAAACGGCCGGCCTCGACACGGCGCTGGAGGACCTGACCTACCAGGTGCAGCGGATGCACAACACGGACTGCCGCTTTGTCTCGGCCGGCACGATGCCACCTTGTGACTCGACGGTGGCGCTGCACCTGTACCGGATCGCGCAAGAGGCGATCAACAACGCGGTGAAGCACTCGGGCGCGCAGCACATCACCGTGACCCTGGATTTTTCGCAGGAAAACAAAGTGCTTCGCATTGAGGACGACGGCTGCGGCTTCGATCCCGAGGTGAAGCATCGGCCGAGCAGTGGTCTCCATCTCATGCCCTACCGCGCGGCGATGATCGGAGGCACACTGAACATCACCTCGCAACCCAGCGCGGGCACCACAGTGGAATGTCGATTCGTATACCCGTCGTGA
- a CDS encoding DUF4142 domain-containing protein codes for MALAAVCAPSAGAQPVAPPTGASTAAAEREAAASSLRPLERDFVLASVSNARTQAELSRLAVSQATASALRDFAQQVAADYSDINRSLETLARRKALPVPLQPVSFSERYRAFAERSGAAFDRAYLLEATTASQHALRLCEDAVRHARDPDVRDLAGRMLPTLREHVNLTTQLLKDL; via the coding sequence ATGGCCCTGGCCGCCGTCTGCGCGCCCTCGGCGGGAGCCCAGCCGGTGGCACCGCCCACCGGCGCCAGCACCGCCGCGGCCGAGCGCGAAGCCGCCGCGAGCTCGCTCCGCCCACTCGAACGCGACTTCGTGCTCGCCAGCGTCAGCAATGCCCGGACCCAGGCCGAGTTGTCGCGCCTCGCCGTCAGCCAGGCCACCGCGAGCGCGCTGCGCGACTTCGCCCAGCAAGTCGCCGCCGACTACAGCGACATCAATCGTTCCCTCGAAACGCTCGCGCGGCGCAAGGCGCTGCCGGTGCCGCTGCAGCCGGTGTCGTTTTCCGAGCGCTACCGGGCGTTCGCAGAACGCAGCGGCGCGGCCTTCGACCGCGCGTACCTGCTCGAGGCGACCACCGCCAGCCAGCACGCCCTCCGGCTGTGCGAGGACGCCGTACGCCATGCCCGAGACCCGGACGTCCGCGATCTCGCCGGCCGCATGCTGCCCACGCTGCGCGAGCACGTGAACCTCACCACCCAGCTCCTCAAGGATCTGTAG
- a CDS encoding glycosyltransferase has translation MKVCMMTNTYLPHVGGVARSVSTFAHEFVRLGHEVLVVAPNFDGKPLPPEREAIVERVPSLQNFNGSDFSVRLPFAAALSERIDAFQADIIHAHHPFLLGDTALRVALNKNVPIVFTHHTRYEDYTHYVPFSETLREVAIELPTHFANLCDGVIAPSESIARLIRKRGVTAPMTVVPTGIDVAAFAQANRARGRTRHGISADAFVVGHVGRLAPEKNLPFLGEAVALFLREHPHARFLVIGDGPGRAELEAQFTAHGVREQLILAGKRTGAALREAYRAMDLFAFASRSETQGMVVAEAMAAHLPVVALNASGVREVVDAGNGELLPATATSADFAAALQALADDPGRRGALATGAATAAHAFSRERSAARVLAFYEEIRRATRARRLLHDLHPWAALLQRVGLEWDILSARTQTLAAAVFSDKESTDNKPAEPTAAAGR, from the coding sequence ATGAAAGTCTGCATGATGACCAACACCTACCTGCCGCACGTGGGCGGGGTCGCGCGGTCCGTCAGCACCTTCGCGCACGAGTTTGTCCGTCTCGGCCATGAGGTGCTCGTCGTCGCGCCCAACTTCGACGGCAAGCCGCTCCCACCCGAGCGCGAGGCCATCGTCGAACGCGTGCCCTCCCTGCAGAACTTCAACGGCAGCGACTTCTCCGTACGCCTCCCGTTTGCCGCCGCGCTTTCGGAGCGCATCGACGCTTTCCAGGCCGACATCATCCACGCGCATCACCCTTTCCTGCTCGGCGACACCGCGCTCCGCGTCGCGCTGAACAAGAACGTGCCCATCGTCTTCACCCACCACACCCGCTACGAGGACTACACCCACTACGTGCCGTTCTCCGAAACGCTCCGCGAGGTCGCGATCGAGCTGCCCACGCACTTTGCCAACCTCTGCGATGGCGTCATCGCCCCCAGCGAGAGCATCGCACGCCTGATTCGAAAGCGTGGCGTGACGGCGCCAATGACAGTCGTGCCCACCGGGATCGACGTGGCGGCGTTTGCCCAGGCCAACCGCGCCCGCGGCCGCACGCGCCACGGCATTTCCGCCGACGCGTTCGTCGTCGGCCACGTCGGCCGGCTCGCCCCGGAGAAGAACCTGCCGTTCCTGGGCGAGGCGGTCGCGCTCTTCCTGCGCGAGCACCCCCACGCCCGCTTCCTCGTCATCGGCGACGGCCCCGGGCGCGCGGAGCTCGAGGCGCAGTTCACCGCGCACGGCGTGCGTGAGCAGTTGATCCTCGCGGGCAAGCGCACCGGCGCCGCCCTGCGCGAGGCGTACCGCGCGATGGACCTGTTTGCCTTCGCCTCCCGCAGCGAAACGCAGGGCATGGTCGTCGCCGAAGCCATGGCCGCCCACCTGCCCGTCGTCGCCCTCAACGCGTCCGGGGTTCGCGAAGTCGTCGACGCCGGCAACGGCGAACTGCTGCCCGCCACGGCGACCTCCGCCGACTTCGCCGCCGCCCTGCAAGCGCTCGCGGATGATCCCGGGCGGCGCGGCGCCCTCGCCACCGGCGCGGCGACGGCCGCACACGCATTTTCCCGGGAGCGCAGCGCCGCCCGCGTGCTCGCGTTCTACGAAGAAATCCGCCGCGCCACCCGCGCCCGCCGGCTCCTGCACGACCTCCACCCGTGGGCCGCGCTCCTCCAACGGGTCGGACTCGAGTGGGACATCCTCTCCGCCCGCACCCAGACACTCGCCGCCGCCGTGTTCAGCGACAAGGAGAGCACCGACAACAAGCCGGCCGAGCCCACCGCGGCGGCCGGTCGCTGA